The following coding sequences lie in one Scatophagus argus isolate fScaArg1 chromosome 9, fScaArg1.pri, whole genome shotgun sequence genomic window:
- the lmna gene encoding lamin: METPSQKRISRGAAAVSPARITRLQEKEDLCNLNDRLAVYIDKVRSLEAENAGLRLRITESESSVSRDLSGMKAAYEAELADARKTLDQVAKERARLQLELSKIREEHKELKARNTKKESDLEAALARLRDLEALLNSKDASLSTALGEKRGLEAEVKDLKAQLAKLDVNLADAKRQLQDEMLRRVDAENRLQTLKEELEFQKNIFNEELRESKRRHESRMVEIDSGRQLDFESKLAEALAELRAQQEDQFRLYKEEVEKTYNSKLENARQSADRNSHLMGAAHEELQQTRIRLESMSGQLSMLQKQLSASEAKVRELEETLARERDLMRRRLEDKEQEMAEIRARMLQQLEEYQELLDIKLALDMEINAYRKLLEGEEERLRLSPSPPPTKVTVTRTSASGHGHTSRLLQSAATASSSRNSSGTGITKKRRLNDNDSETSSMAGGSVTKTRISQHASASGRITVDEVDLEGKFVRLSNKADEDQSLGNWQVKRQVGSGTPITYKFPHKFTLKAGGTVTIWAASGNATHNPPTDLVWKNQNSWGTGDLLQTTLISANGEEMAMRKVTRTLFHDDEDDDMGAHSTSGADNEYNLRSRTVICDSCGQTSDRGTGVCSSGGLPEGLVGHSFFMGTNEPRQGRVKPENCSIM, translated from the exons ATGGAAACCCCGAGCCAGAAACGCATCAGCCGCGGTGCCGCCGCCGTCTCCCCGGCCCGCATCACCAGGCTCCAGGAGAAGGAGGACCTCTGCAACCTCAATGACCGGCTGGCTGTGTACATCGACAAGGTGCGCTCGCTGGAGGCGGAGAATGCCGGGCTTCGACTGCGCATCACCGAGTCCGAGTCCTCCGTCAGCCGCGATTTGTCGGGCATGAAGGCGGCCTACGAGGCGGAGCTGGCCGACGCCCGCAAGACCCTGGACCAGGTGGCCAAGGAGCGAGCGCGCCTGCAGCTGGAGCTGAGCAAGATCAGGGAGGAGCACAAGGAGCTCAAAGCCAG GAACACTAAGAAGGAGTCTGACCTGGAGGCGGCTCTGGCTCGGCTCAGGGACCTGGAGGCCCTGCTGAACTCCAAAGACGCTTCCCTCTCCACTGCCCTGGGCGAGAAGCGAGGCCTGGAGGCTGAGGTGAAGGACCTCAAGGCCCAGCTGGCCAAG tTGGATGTTAACTTGGCTGATGCCAAGAGGCAGCTGCAGGATGAGATGCTGAGGAGAGTGGATGCTGAGAACCGCCTGCAGACCCTGAAGGAGGAACTGGAGTTCCAGAAGAACATCTTCAACGAG gagTTGAGGGAGTCCAAGCGTCGGCATGAGTCTCGCATGGTGGAGATCGACAGCGGGCGGCAGCTGGACTTTGAGAGCAAGCTGGCCGAGGCCCTGGCCGAGCTGAGAGCCCAACAGGAGGATCAGTTCCGCCTGTACAAGGAGGAGGTCGAGAAGACCTACAACTCTAAG TTGGAGAACGCCCGTCAGTCAGCTGACAGGAACAGCCACTTGATGGGAGCTGCCCACGAAGAGCTGCAGCAGACCCGCATTCGACTGGAGAGCATGTCGGGCCAGCTCAGCATGCTGCAGAAACAG CTGTCAGCGAGCGAGGCCAAGGTGCGCGAGCTTGAGGAGACCCTGGCGAGGGAGAGGGACCTGATGCGGCGGCGGCTGGAGGATAAAGAGCAGGAGATGGCTGAGATCCGAGCTCggatgctgcagcagctggaggagtaCCAGGAGCTGCTGGACATCAAACTGGCCCTGGACATGGAGATTAATGCTTacaggaagctgctggagggagaggaggagag GCTGCGTCTGTCACCCAGCCCTCCGCCCACCAAGGTCACAGTGACACGGACCTCCGCCTCAGGCCACGGCCACACCAGCCGCCTGCTCCAGTCCGCCGCCACCGCCTCCAGCAGCCGCAACTCGTCCGGCACGGGCATCACCAAGAAGCGCCGCCTCAATGACAATGACAGCGAGACCTCCAGCATGGCGGGGGGCTCCGTGACCAAGACTCGCATTAGTCAGCACGCCTCAGCCAGCGGGCGCATCACGGTGGACGAGGTTGACCTGGAGGGCAAGTTCGTCCGTCTCAGCAACAAGGCCGACGAG GACCAATCTCTGGGCAACTGGCAGGTGAAGAGACAAGTAGGCAGTGGCACCCCCATCACCTACAAGTTTCCCCACAAGTTCACTCTGAAGGCTGGTGGAACAGTCACT ATCTGGGCTGCCTCTGGCAATGCAACCCACAACCCCCCCACTGACctggtgtggaagaaccagAACTCCTGGGGCACCGGCGACCTCCTGCAGACCACCCTCATCAGCGCCAACGGAGAG GAAATGGCCATGAGGAAAGTGACGCGCACCCTCTtccatgatgatgaagatgatgacatG GGAGCTCACAGCACGAGCGGCGCAGACAACGAGTACAACCTGAGGAGCCGCACGGTGATCTGCGACTCCTGCGGGCAGACGTCGGACCGCGGCACAGGTGTGTGCAGCAGCGGGGGTCTACCTGAAGGCCTCGTGGGACATTCCTTTTTCATGGGCACCAACGAACCCAGACAG GGCCGCGTCAAGCCGGAGAACTGCTCCATCATGTAG